From the Deltaproteobacteria bacterium genome, one window contains:
- a CDS encoding integration host factor subunit beta produces MNKSELVLKVAEKLSLTKKKAEDVVELIFDSMTNALLKGDRVEIRGLGSFMVRHYNSYKGRNPRTGESIEVKPKKLPFFKTGKELKKRIDSPPKP; encoded by the coding sequence ATGAATAAATCAGAATTAGTGTTAAAAGTGGCTGAAAAGCTTAGTTTAACCAAGAAAAAGGCCGAAGATGTTGTGGAGTTGATTTTCGATTCCATGACAAACGCTCTATTAAAAGGAGACCGCGTTGAAATTCGCGGACTCGGCAGTTTTATGGTTCGTCACTACAATTCTTACAAAGGCCGCAATCCCCGCACGGGAGAATCCATAGAGGTAAAACCTAAAAAACTCCCGTTCTTCAAAACAGGGAAAGAATTAAAAAAGAGAATCGATTCCCCGCCAAAACCCTAA